In the genome of Columba livia isolate bColLiv1 breed racing homer chromosome 1, bColLiv1.pat.W.v2, whole genome shotgun sequence, the window TTCCATCCCCTTCTACCACATGCACCCACTCTCCACCAACCAAGTCACCTGGTAAAACCAACACTCCCCTTCGAAGCGCGCTAGAGACCTCAGCACTTGGGACTGGAAATCCCAAGATGTGTTCCTTACGTGGAATAAATGGTCATTCCTTGCCTCTCTTCAATCTTAATGCTTTCATCACTAGGACAAGGAGGGTTGGCTTGAAACTGACTCGGGATCCGCAGAGAGACCTTCACATTCTGCTGTAAGGAGCCGTCTTCAGCAGGGAAAGCAGTGATGGAGACAGGAGCAGTCATGCCCATTCCAACTCCTGAAAGAGGCACACAGACATTACTGAAGAAATCTAGGTTCTCAGGAACTCACAAAATTAACAGAGGATTCACAACAGCTAATTTTAGTGTAGGAAAACTCCCCACACTGAACTCCTTGCACAGTCAGCCAAGACTGCAGTCCTCTGAGGCATGCAGAAGAGCCATGTTAGGCTTTTGCTTGGGCCAAACTTCTCTCTCCACTGACTACACAAGGACTCTGGGAGATAAGGGCCCCAGGTGAACTCTGGATGGCGTTTTATTAATGGTCCTGTTTTTGTGGCTCTCAACTATATAGCTCATGCCACCAAGGCACTCTGTTCTTCTGACAAATCACCTCTAACACAACAGGGTCTACAGTTCTGGGGCAGGTCAGTGGAACATGTAAATCCACAtcagtatttaaattattattatctaCACTTAGTGGTGAGCCCATAGCTTCTGTCACTCAGTGTTGGGTATCTCATAAACACTTTCAAACACTTCCAGACATTCTATAAGTTCCAGTGCCCCAAAACTCAGTGCTGTTCTGGCTTTCAGCAGGGTTGTCCATGCTGCCCACCACTCCAGCATGCTTCTTTTCTGCTCATTACTGCTGAGAGGTACCACATGACAtggaagaacatttttcttctctcttcttctttcagTGGTAAGGGAACCTCCAAACATCAGGATCAGGCTGCCATAGAACCAGTTATGAGCAAGccatctttctcatttattttgttttgatatcATACCTTTCTCTGTGGCACGTATTGTAGAAGGTACCCTTTCTCTTATAGCAACAGCAATTATCAGCTTTCCATGCTGTATAAATGCCATTTCCTTCCGCATCCAGCTCCTACCCCCGTACACACTATACAAGCCCCTCGACCAGATGCCTGAGAAAGGTGTATATGCCTCAGAACCACCCTGTGGTCTTATCTTCCTGCTACAGATGATTACTGATGTGCATACTTTAGTAAATCGAGAATTAGAAGCAATCACCTGGAAGCACCATTATAAAACATTACAAAGTACCATTGAAAAGCAAGCTCATTGTTCATTATACTTTCATGAATAAAAATAGCCAGAGTACGTGATAAAATATCAAGGTCATAAAAGTTATTTCACTGCCTACATGGGCACATCATAGAACCGAAGTGCCCCAGATACCCTAGATTTCATCAGCTACTGCCAACCCCAGGAGCTGTCACAGATACACGTGTGCCTGTCCTCACGTTATCCCAGCTGCAAAGTAACCCAGTCTTGcttaaacaaatatattttgagaTTCTACCCTGAAACAGAAACAGGTTAGGAGTGGACACACAGCATAACTTGGCTGGGCATGCTTTAACCTGTGGTGAGTCtattcttcccagtgaggggcCATCCCCACCACAAACCCCCAGTGCCAGGAGCCACAAGCCAGGTGGGCCAACAGTGCCATTGCCTCCAGACATCCAGCTTTCACCAAGCCTCTGCTAGCAGCGGTCAGCCACAAACATCGGCCAAGCCCCACAGGGCAGGGAGCACCTCTCACCCTTGTCGTTGGTTCCTCCGACGTACTTGAGGAGCTTGAGCACCCCTTCCTTCGAGGCTTCGTCGAACGGCTTCCCCACCACCTCCACGGCCGCGAACCGCCCGCCCTCCAAAGTCCTCTCCTCGTAGCTGAGCTGTTCCTGGGGAAGGGGACGGGCATGGGGAAGCTGGCAGCTGCC includes:
- the HEBP1 gene encoding heme-binding protein 1, which codes for MLGMIKNSLLSTVEPWPYRVLSKGEKEQLSYEERTLEGGRFAAVEVVGKPFDEASKEGVLKLLKYVGGTNDKGVGMGMTAPVSITAFPAEDGSLQQNVKVSLRIPSQFQANPPCPSDESIKIEERQGMTIYSTQFGGYAKETDYVNYAAKLKSALGSDAAYRKDFYFCNGYDPPMKPYGRRNEVWFVKE